A region of Syngnathoides biaculeatus isolate LvHL_M chromosome 20, ASM1980259v1, whole genome shotgun sequence DNA encodes the following proteins:
- the LOC133493637 gene encoding uncharacterized protein LOC133493637 isoform X5, whose translation MVKKCVVQFCSNSNYSGHSLHCFPKDPSLSSQWVRFVQKKKANFSMPSQHSVICSEHFTPDSFTGGLMSEMGFKCKKKLKPGSVPTIHPVTTPEQVTVAKRTKRELESAAKPGQGATGSEAPPQEVPKLRRVFVRRQVVERGNWCKRHVKMCTSSTGDYEEELWGPKEEKKPQRELLGAVFNLQPQIVLLRSDITENLRTEWQEPEPSHIKEEMEDEEAQHIKEEEEPISIKNEDETERSHIKQEEEDVTKFPSTYVPLKSEDGQSEESRGAEPPSSCSSQPMTKSDGHHDEGSHLDGLIVSLSEHGDMLSDSPDLDVNGQCKGEPGT comes from the exons ATGGTAAAaaagtgtgtggttcagttttgtagtaattcaaattattctggtcacagtttacattgttTTCCCAAAGATCCAAGCCTCAGTAGTCAGTGGGTCAGGTTTGTGCAAAAGAAGAAGGCGAATTTTTCCATGCCCAGTCAACATTCTGTCAtctgcagtgaacatttcaccccagactcttttactggtggactcatgtctgagatggggtttaaatgtaaaaaaaaattaaaacctggatcagtgcctaccatacatCCAGTTACGACCCCTGAACAGGTCACTGTTGCTAAACGGACCAAACGTGAACTTGAATCAGCCGCTAAACCTGGACAAGGTGCAACAGGCTCAGAAGCCCCTCCACAGGAAGTACCAAAACTGAGAAGAGTTTTTGTTAGAAGACAAGTTGTGGAG AGAGGAAATTGGTGTAAACGCCATGTGAAAATGTGTACAAGTAGCACAGGAGACTACGAGGAGGAACTTTGGGGCccaaaagaggagaagaagcCACAACGTGAACTACTGGGCGCTGTGTTCAATCTGCAGCCTCAAATTGTGCTCCTCAGATCAG ACATCACTGAAAATCTTCGGACTGAGTGGCAGGAGCCAGAGCCCTCTCACATTAAAGAGGAAATGGAGGACGAGGAGGCGcaacacatcaaagaggaagaagagccaATTTCGATTAAAAATGAGGATGAAACAGAGCGATCCCACATcaaacaggaggaggaggatgtcaCTAAGTTTCCATCGACTTATGTCcctttgaagagtgaagatggtCAAAGTGAGGAGAGCAGAGGGGCAGAGCCTCCAAGTAGCTGCTCAAGTCAACCCATGACAAAAAGTGATGGACACCACGACGAAGGATCACATCTAGACGGTCTCATAGTGTCACTATCTGAACATGGTGACATGTTATCAGACTCTCCTGACCTTGATGTTAATGGACAGTGTAAAG GCGAACCAGGGACCTGA
- the LOC133493637 gene encoding gastrula zinc finger protein XlCGF17.1-like isoform X6, which translates to MRKCWMVRGNWCKRHVKMCTSSTGDYEEELWGPKEEKKPQRELLGAVFNLQPQIVLLRSDITENLRTEWQEPEPSHIKEEMEDEEAQHIKEEEEPISIKNEDETERSHIKQEEEDVTKFPSTYVPLKSEDGQSEESRGAEPPSSCSSQPMTKSDGHHDEGSHLDGLIVSLSEHGDMLSDSPDLDVNGQCKGDLTCHTENKHWKCSHCGKMFAHKSKMKCNLKIHTGLKDFTCLVCGQRFTHKANLKSHTRTRTGEKPFSCSVCSQRFTHKANLTSHTSTHSGEKRFSCSICGQRFSRNVHLKYHTNRHW; encoded by the exons ATGCGTAAATGTTGGATGGTT AGAGGAAATTGGTGTAAACGCCATGTGAAAATGTGTACAAGTAGCACAGGAGACTACGAGGAGGAACTTTGGGGCccaaaagaggagaagaagcCACAACGTGAACTACTGGGCGCTGTGTTCAATCTGCAGCCTCAAATTGTGCTCCTCAGATCAG ACATCACTGAAAATCTTCGGACTGAGTGGCAGGAGCCAGAGCCCTCTCACATTAAAGAGGAAATGGAGGACGAGGAGGCGcaacacatcaaagaggaagaagagccaATTTCGATTAAAAATGAGGATGAAACAGAGCGATCCCACATcaaacaggaggaggaggatgtcaCTAAGTTTCCATCGACTTATGTCcctttgaagagtgaagatggtCAAAGTGAGGAGAGCAGAGGGGCAGAGCCTCCAAGTAGCTGCTCAAGTCAACCCATGACAAAAAGTGATGGACACCACGACGAAGGATCACATCTAGACGGTCTCATAGTGTCACTATCTGAACATGGTGACATGTTATCAGACTCTCCTGACCTTGATGTTAATGGACAGTGTAAAGGTGATTTGACATGTCACACAGAAAACAAACACTGGAAATGTTCTCACTGTGGGAAAATGTTTGCTCATAAGAGCAAAATGAAATGTAAcctgaaaatacacacaggacTGAAAGATTTTACCtgtttagtttgtggtcaaagattcactcataAGGCAAacttaaaatcacacacaagaacacgcactggtgagaaacctttttcctgctcagtttgtagCCAAAGATTCACTCATAAGGCAAACTTAAcatcacacacaagcacacactctGGTGAGAAACGtttttcctgttcaatttgTGGTCAAAGGTTCTCTCGGAATGTACACTtaaaatatcacacaaatagacactggtga
- the LOC133493637 gene encoding zinc finger and SCAN domain-containing protein 2-like isoform X2, which yields MPSQHSVICSEHFTPDSFTGGLMSEMGFKCKKKLKPGSVPTIHPVTTPEQVTVAKRTKRELESAAKPGQGATGSEAPPQEVPKLRRVFVRRQVVERGNWCKRHVKMCTSSTGDYEEELWGPKEEKKPQRELLGAVFNLQPQIVLLRSDITENLRTEWQEPEPSHIKEEMEDEEAQHIKEEEEPISIKNEDETERSHIKQEEEDVTKFPSTYVPLKSEDGQSEESRGAEPPSSCSSQPMTKSDGHHDEGSHLDGLIVSLSEHGDMLSDSPDLDVNGQCKGDLTCHTENKHWKCSHCGKMFAHKSKMKCNLKIHTGLKDFTCLVCGQRFTHKANLKSHTRTRTGEKPFSCSVCSQRFTHKANLTSHTSTHSGEKRFSCSICGQRFSRNVHLKYHTNRHW from the exons ATGCCCAGTCAACATTCTGTCAtctgcagtgaacatttcaccccagactcttttactggtggactcatgtctgagatggggtttaaatgtaaaaaaaaattaaaacctggatcagtgcctaccatacatCCAGTTACGACCCCTGAACAGGTCACTGTTGCTAAACGGACCAAACGTGAACTTGAATCAGCCGCTAAACCTGGACAAGGTGCAACAGGCTCAGAAGCCCCTCCACAGGAAGTACCAAAACTGAGAAGAGTTTTTGTTAGAAGACAAGTTGTGGAG AGAGGAAATTGGTGTAAACGCCATGTGAAAATGTGTACAAGTAGCACAGGAGACTACGAGGAGGAACTTTGGGGCccaaaagaggagaagaagcCACAACGTGAACTACTGGGCGCTGTGTTCAATCTGCAGCCTCAAATTGTGCTCCTCAGATCAG ACATCACTGAAAATCTTCGGACTGAGTGGCAGGAGCCAGAGCCCTCTCACATTAAAGAGGAAATGGAGGACGAGGAGGCGcaacacatcaaagaggaagaagagccaATTTCGATTAAAAATGAGGATGAAACAGAGCGATCCCACATcaaacaggaggaggaggatgtcaCTAAGTTTCCATCGACTTATGTCcctttgaagagtgaagatggtCAAAGTGAGGAGAGCAGAGGGGCAGAGCCTCCAAGTAGCTGCTCAAGTCAACCCATGACAAAAAGTGATGGACACCACGACGAAGGATCACATCTAGACGGTCTCATAGTGTCACTATCTGAACATGGTGACATGTTATCAGACTCTCCTGACCTTGATGTTAATGGACAGTGTAAAGGTGATTTGACATGTCACACAGAAAACAAACACTGGAAATGTTCTCACTGTGGGAAAATGTTTGCTCATAAGAGCAAAATGAAATGTAAcctgaaaatacacacaggacTGAAAGATTTTACCtgtttagtttgtggtcaaagattcactcataAGGCAAacttaaaatcacacacaagaacacgcactggtgagaaacctttttcctgctcagtttgtagCCAAAGATTCACTCATAAGGCAAACTTAAcatcacacacaagcacacactctGGTGAGAAACGtttttcctgttcaatttgTGGTCAAAGGTTCTCTCGGAATGTACACTtaaaatatcacacaaatagacactggtga
- the LOC133493637 gene encoding zinc finger and SCAN domain-containing protein 2-like isoform X1, whose protein sequence is MVKKCVVQFCSNSNYSGHSLHCFPKDPSLSSQWVRFVQKKKANFSMPSQHSVICSEHFTPDSFTGGLMSEMGFKCKKKLKPGSVPTIHPVTTPEQVTVAKRTKRELESAAKPGQGATGSEAPPQEVPKLRRVFVRRQVVERGNWCKRHVKMCTSSTGDYEEELWGPKEEKKPQRELLGAVFNLQPQIVLLRSDITENLRTEWQEPEPSHIKEEMEDEEAQHIKEEEEPISIKNEDETERSHIKQEEEDVTKFPSTYVPLKSEDGQSEESRGAEPPSSCSSQPMTKSDGHHDEGSHLDGLIVSLSEHGDMLSDSPDLDVNGQCKGDLTCHTENKHWKCSHCGKMFAHKSKMKCNLKIHTGLKDFTCLVCGQRFTHKANLKSHTRTRTGEKPFSCSVCSQRFTHKANLTSHTSTHSGEKRFSCSICGQRFSRNVHLKYHTNRHW, encoded by the exons ATGGTAAAaaagtgtgtggttcagttttgtagtaattcaaattattctggtcacagtttacattgttTTCCCAAAGATCCAAGCCTCAGTAGTCAGTGGGTCAGGTTTGTGCAAAAGAAGAAGGCGAATTTTTCCATGCCCAGTCAACATTCTGTCAtctgcagtgaacatttcaccccagactcttttactggtggactcatgtctgagatggggtttaaatgtaaaaaaaaattaaaacctggatcagtgcctaccatacatCCAGTTACGACCCCTGAACAGGTCACTGTTGCTAAACGGACCAAACGTGAACTTGAATCAGCCGCTAAACCTGGACAAGGTGCAACAGGCTCAGAAGCCCCTCCACAGGAAGTACCAAAACTGAGAAGAGTTTTTGTTAGAAGACAAGTTGTGGAG AGAGGAAATTGGTGTAAACGCCATGTGAAAATGTGTACAAGTAGCACAGGAGACTACGAGGAGGAACTTTGGGGCccaaaagaggagaagaagcCACAACGTGAACTACTGGGCGCTGTGTTCAATCTGCAGCCTCAAATTGTGCTCCTCAGATCAG ACATCACTGAAAATCTTCGGACTGAGTGGCAGGAGCCAGAGCCCTCTCACATTAAAGAGGAAATGGAGGACGAGGAGGCGcaacacatcaaagaggaagaagagccaATTTCGATTAAAAATGAGGATGAAACAGAGCGATCCCACATcaaacaggaggaggaggatgtcaCTAAGTTTCCATCGACTTATGTCcctttgaagagtgaagatggtCAAAGTGAGGAGAGCAGAGGGGCAGAGCCTCCAAGTAGCTGCTCAAGTCAACCCATGACAAAAAGTGATGGACACCACGACGAAGGATCACATCTAGACGGTCTCATAGTGTCACTATCTGAACATGGTGACATGTTATCAGACTCTCCTGACCTTGATGTTAATGGACAGTGTAAAGGTGATTTGACATGTCACACAGAAAACAAACACTGGAAATGTTCTCACTGTGGGAAAATGTTTGCTCATAAGAGCAAAATGAAATGTAAcctgaaaatacacacaggacTGAAAGATTTTACCtgtttagtttgtggtcaaagattcactcataAGGCAAacttaaaatcacacacaagaacacgcactggtgagaaacctttttcctgctcagtttgtagCCAAAGATTCACTCATAAGGCAAACTTAAcatcacacacaagcacacactctGGTGAGAAACGtttttcctgttcaatttgTGGTCAAAGGTTCTCTCGGAATGTACACTtaaaatatcacacaaatagacactggtga
- the LOC133493637 gene encoding zinc finger and SCAN domain-containing protein 2-like isoform X4 — MRKCWMVVTVAKRTKRELESAAKPGQGATGSEAPPQEVPKLRRVFVRRQVVERGNWCKRHVKMCTSSTGDYEEELWGPKEEKKPQRELLGAVFNLQPQIVLLRSDITENLRTEWQEPEPSHIKEEMEDEEAQHIKEEEEPISIKNEDETERSHIKQEEEDVTKFPSTYVPLKSEDGQSEESRGAEPPSSCSSQPMTKSDGHHDEGSHLDGLIVSLSEHGDMLSDSPDLDVNGQCKGDLTCHTENKHWKCSHCGKMFAHKSKMKCNLKIHTGLKDFTCLVCGQRFTHKANLKSHTRTRTGEKPFSCSVCSQRFTHKANLTSHTSTHSGEKRFSCSICGQRFSRNVHLKYHTNRHW, encoded by the exons ATGCGTAAATGTTGGATGGTT GTCACTGTTGCTAAACGGACCAAACGTGAACTTGAATCAGCCGCTAAACCTGGACAAGGTGCAACAGGCTCAGAAGCCCCTCCACAGGAAGTACCAAAACTGAGAAGAGTTTTTGTTAGAAGACAAGTTGTGGAG AGAGGAAATTGGTGTAAACGCCATGTGAAAATGTGTACAAGTAGCACAGGAGACTACGAGGAGGAACTTTGGGGCccaaaagaggagaagaagcCACAACGTGAACTACTGGGCGCTGTGTTCAATCTGCAGCCTCAAATTGTGCTCCTCAGATCAG ACATCACTGAAAATCTTCGGACTGAGTGGCAGGAGCCAGAGCCCTCTCACATTAAAGAGGAAATGGAGGACGAGGAGGCGcaacacatcaaagaggaagaagagccaATTTCGATTAAAAATGAGGATGAAACAGAGCGATCCCACATcaaacaggaggaggaggatgtcaCTAAGTTTCCATCGACTTATGTCcctttgaagagtgaagatggtCAAAGTGAGGAGAGCAGAGGGGCAGAGCCTCCAAGTAGCTGCTCAAGTCAACCCATGACAAAAAGTGATGGACACCACGACGAAGGATCACATCTAGACGGTCTCATAGTGTCACTATCTGAACATGGTGACATGTTATCAGACTCTCCTGACCTTGATGTTAATGGACAGTGTAAAGGTGATTTGACATGTCACACAGAAAACAAACACTGGAAATGTTCTCACTGTGGGAAAATGTTTGCTCATAAGAGCAAAATGAAATGTAAcctgaaaatacacacaggacTGAAAGATTTTACCtgtttagtttgtggtcaaagattcactcataAGGCAAacttaaaatcacacacaagaacacgcactggtgagaaacctttttcctgctcagtttgtagCCAAAGATTCACTCATAAGGCAAACTTAAcatcacacacaagcacacactctGGTGAGAAACGtttttcctgttcaatttgTGGTCAAAGGTTCTCTCGGAATGTACACTtaaaatatcacacaaatagacactggtga
- the LOC133493637 gene encoding zinc finger and SCAN domain-containing protein 2-like isoform X3: MHVEAFRLSLILLTKTFLCDRHFPQQKSSVRQSSSFRYQSVTVAKRTKRELESAAKPGQGATGSEAPPQEVPKLRRVFVRRQVVERGNWCKRHVKMCTSSTGDYEEELWGPKEEKKPQRELLGAVFNLQPQIVLLRSDITENLRTEWQEPEPSHIKEEMEDEEAQHIKEEEEPISIKNEDETERSHIKQEEEDVTKFPSTYVPLKSEDGQSEESRGAEPPSSCSSQPMTKSDGHHDEGSHLDGLIVSLSEHGDMLSDSPDLDVNGQCKGDLTCHTENKHWKCSHCGKMFAHKSKMKCNLKIHTGLKDFTCLVCGQRFTHKANLKSHTRTRTGEKPFSCSVCSQRFTHKANLTSHTSTHSGEKRFSCSICGQRFSRNVHLKYHTNRHW; the protein is encoded by the exons ATGCACGTTGAAGCTTTTCGTCTTAGCTTAATCTTGCTAACAAAGACATTTCTTTGCGATCGACACTTTCCTCAGCAGAAATCAAGCGTACGGCAAAGTTCTTCTTTCCGCTACCAATCA GTCACTGTTGCTAAACGGACCAAACGTGAACTTGAATCAGCCGCTAAACCTGGACAAGGTGCAACAGGCTCAGAAGCCCCTCCACAGGAAGTACCAAAACTGAGAAGAGTTTTTGTTAGAAGACAAGTTGTGGAG AGAGGAAATTGGTGTAAACGCCATGTGAAAATGTGTACAAGTAGCACAGGAGACTACGAGGAGGAACTTTGGGGCccaaaagaggagaagaagcCACAACGTGAACTACTGGGCGCTGTGTTCAATCTGCAGCCTCAAATTGTGCTCCTCAGATCAG ACATCACTGAAAATCTTCGGACTGAGTGGCAGGAGCCAGAGCCCTCTCACATTAAAGAGGAAATGGAGGACGAGGAGGCGcaacacatcaaagaggaagaagagccaATTTCGATTAAAAATGAGGATGAAACAGAGCGATCCCACATcaaacaggaggaggaggatgtcaCTAAGTTTCCATCGACTTATGTCcctttgaagagtgaagatggtCAAAGTGAGGAGAGCAGAGGGGCAGAGCCTCCAAGTAGCTGCTCAAGTCAACCCATGACAAAAAGTGATGGACACCACGACGAAGGATCACATCTAGACGGTCTCATAGTGTCACTATCTGAACATGGTGACATGTTATCAGACTCTCCTGACCTTGATGTTAATGGACAGTGTAAAGGTGATTTGACATGTCACACAGAAAACAAACACTGGAAATGTTCTCACTGTGGGAAAATGTTTGCTCATAAGAGCAAAATGAAATGTAAcctgaaaatacacacaggacTGAAAGATTTTACCtgtttagtttgtggtcaaagattcactcataAGGCAAacttaaaatcacacacaagaacacgcactggtgagaaacctttttcctgctcagtttgtagCCAAAGATTCACTCATAAGGCAAACTTAAcatcacacacaagcacacactctGGTGAGAAACGtttttcctgttcaatttgTGGTCAAAGGTTCTCTCGGAATGTACACTtaaaatatcacacaaatagacactggtga